The Armatimonadota bacterium region TCCTCACAAAAAAATCGCACTTGCGTGCGCACTTTAGTATACCATGTTCGCAGGCGACAGGTCAAAAAACGGGGGGAACCAACAGGCTCACTCGTTCTGCAATCGTTGCAACACGCGCTCCAGCTTCTGCAGGAACAGCCGAATGTCTTCTATCGTCACGCTCAGGTTGGGGCGCAGGCGGATGGTGTCGGTGCCCGCGCCGAGCAGCAGCAGGTCCTCTTCCTGCAGGGCTATCTCCATCAGTCGCTGGCGCATCTCCGCACGGCGCAGGCTGAACCCTTGATATAATCCCAGCCCACGCACGTTATAGACCAGCTCCGGATAACGTTGAGCGAGTGCGTTCAAACCCTCTACCAACACCGACGCTTTTTCGGGAACCTGCTCTATCAGTCGCTCCTCACGTACGATTTTCATCTCCTGCACGAAGCGCACCATATCCACCAGCGTGCCACCCCAGGTAGAATCCAGCACGCCTCGATCCTCCATCGGGTAAAGCATGTACACTACGCCGTTGCCCAGCTTCTTGGCAGTCGCTACCGCCTGCGGGGGATAGGGGAGGTCAAACTGGTCACAGGCGAAGAAGGCCCCTGTCTGACCGCCGGCGGTTTGCACCTCGTCGAAACCCAGATACACGTCGTACCTGTATGCCAGCTCGCTCAGCCCGCGGAAGAACTCCGGCAACGCTACGCGGTGACCCCCTGCCCCCTGCAAAGGCTCCACGATGATGCCCACCACCTCGCCCTGATACCGCTGCAGAAAGTCCTCTACAATCTCCAAACTGCGCTGGGTACGAGCGCGGTTTTCGGACTCGGGCAGCGAGGTGTCCATGGCAGGGAAAGGCACCTGAATGTTGCCCGGGATGAAGCCGTGGAAATCTTTCGTGACGATGGGATCGTGTGCCACCTGCGTCACATTCAGGGCGAACACCGTGCGCCCATGAAACGCCTGGTCAAAGTAGATGAACCGCCTGGGGTTGGGCAGCCTGCCCTTCTTCAGCAGCTTATGGTGGTGCAGGTTGATAAGGTACTTCATCATGTTCTCCACCGCCTCCGCGCCGGAGTTGACCGCATACACCTCCAGACGTGGGTTGCGCATACACTGGGGGGCGATTTCATAAAGCAGGCGATAGTACTCCAGACACTCTGGCGTGAGGAAGTCGGGATTGGCAACCTTGTTGTTGGCGGCGCGAGCGAGCTTCTTCAGGTATTCGGGCTCGTACAGGCGCGGGTGGTTGTGCCCGATCAGCTTGGAGGCGTAATAGCCTGCCCAGTCGAACACGCGCTGACCGTCTACGGTCGCCAGCCACATGCCTTCGCTTTTCTCCAGGTCGATCACGAAAGGCTTCGGCTCGGCAATCACGTAGTGCGTCAGTTCTTCCAGCATCTGCTGGCTCAAGGCTCCCGGGTACTTGCGCATGTCAGCCTATCCTGCCTGCGTGATGGAAGAGAGCATATACATCATATCATAAGAAGGCACGAACTGCCACTGGCAAACAGGACAACCGCCAGAGGAAACAGCGTCTGCCTGTGGAATCTGTTTTCCATCCTTTCGTGAGGTCTACCTATGTGGGCACTGTAGAGCATGGTGATGATTCTGGTTCTGGCAGTCGCGGGCACATTCGCTCAGCAGTCTGTGCCGGAGGACTTTCCCCGTTTTCAGGTGCCGGGACAGGAGAAGCCGCTGGACACCCTGCGACGCCTGTTCTGGTTGCACTATCCGGGCGCAGGACCGAAAGCCACCTTGTGGGATGAATGGCTGTCGCTGGCGTC contains the following coding sequences:
- a CDS encoding L-lysine 6-transaminase; its protein translation is MRKYPGALSQQMLEELTHYVIAEPKPFVIDLEKSEGMWLATVDGQRVFDWAGYYASKLIGHNHPRLYEPEYLKKLARAANNKVANPDFLTPECLEYYRLLYEIAPQCMRNPRLEVYAVNSGAEAVENMMKYLINLHHHKLLKKGRLPNPRRFIYFDQAFHGRTVFALNVTQVAHDPIVTKDFHGFIPGNIQVPFPAMDTSLPESENRARTQRSLEIVEDFLQRYQGEVVGIIVEPLQGAGGHRVALPEFFRGLSELAYRYDVYLGFDEVQTAGGQTGAFFACDQFDLPYPPQAVATAKKLGNGVVYMLYPMEDRGVLDSTWGGTLVDMVRFVQEMKIVREERLIEQVPEKASVLVEGLNALAQRYPELVYNVRGLGLYQGFSLRRAEMRQRLMEIALQEEDLLLLGAGTDTIRLRPNLSVTIEDIRLFLQKLERVLQRLQNE